In Bacteroidota bacterium, the following are encoded in one genomic region:
- the recO gene encoding DNA repair protein RecO: protein MLLKTRGIVFHQFKYGENDKIVRIYTEERGLLSFILRGARSKKSAVPLSLFQNLSLLDLVITVREKTDLHYIKEATQAFPYQNIPRDIRKSTIILFLNEILFKTIREEETNRELFRYIFDSMSFFDQQDEGFVNFHLFFLVHLTKFTGFFPNTDIAVRPAYFDLEEGRFTPLLPLHPYYLEFPESDHLFKLLQSDISTYHKTAISKAMRSILLEKLLIYYKLHLPSMQDVKSLTVLQSVME from the coding sequence ATGCTTCTGAAAACCAGAGGAATAGTATTCCATCAATTTAAGTACGGCGAGAACGATAAAATAGTAAGGATATATACCGAAGAACGCGGATTACTCAGTTTCATACTGAGAGGTGCCCGCAGCAAAAAATCAGCCGTACCACTCAGTCTTTTTCAAAACCTCTCGCTGTTAGACCTGGTCATTACCGTGCGTGAAAAGACTGACCTGCACTATATCAAAGAAGCCACACAAGCCTTTCCTTATCAGAATATTCCAAGGGATATCAGAAAAAGCACCATCATCCTCTTTCTGAACGAGATCCTGTTCAAGACCATCCGTGAAGAGGAGACCAACAGGGAGCTTTTTCGCTACATCTTTGATTCCATGAGCTTTTTCGACCAACAGGATGAAGGATTCGTAAATTTTCATCTGTTCTTCCTGGTGCATCTGACAAAGTTTACCGGATTCTTCCCTAATACCGACATAGCAGTCCGGCCAGCCTATTTCGACCTGGAAGAAGGCCGCTTCACCCCTTTATTACCGCTTCATCCCTATTACCTTGAATTCCCGGAAAGCGATCACCTCTTCAAACTATTGCAATCGGATATTTCCACATATCACAAAACCGCCATCTCAAAGGCCATGCGATCCATTCTCCTGGAAAAACTGCTAATATATTACAAACTGCACCTGCCCTCCATGCAGGATGTCAAATCCCTGACGGTTTTACAGAGCGTGATGGAATGA